Sequence from the Methanobrevibacter arboriphilus genome:
TTTCAACGTTGTTTCTTTTTCTATAAATTTTATTTCGAAAAATTGTAGGGCTATTTAATCTATATTTTCCCTTTTTAGCTCTTTTTTTCAATGGTATTTGGTCAAAAGCTTCAATTTCTTCGTTTATACATTTTCTAATTGGTTCTGTGTCGTACGCTCTGTCTGCTAATATGTAATGAGGTTTATATTTTTTTATTTTTCTAATTGAAGCTATTGCAAATTGTGTATCGTATTTTGGACCTTTTTGTGTTTGATAGTTTAATATTAAACGAGATTTAACATCAATTGCAATATGATTCTTAATGTAGCTTTTTCGCTCTTTTTTGCGTATTTGAGCATAATATTTATCTGCATTATCATTTGTGAACCCACTTCCATCTAAAACAATCATTTCTGGTTTTATATCATTTTCAATCAGGATTAATTGATTTATTTTATTTAAAATTCTTGCAGGTAACCTTTTAAAGAATTTTTGAAGAGTTGTGTAGTGTGGTGCCCTTTTTATATGGAAAAATTTCTTTAAATTATCAGATAAGTCTATTAGAAAGCTTATTTCACGATAAGTTAATTTTAAATAAATTTTCATTGCTAAAATAGTGAATAAAGTAGGTTGTGTGTATAAATGATTAGAAAAATAGTGTGAATACTTATTTATACATTCTTCAGCGTGATTATAAGTGTAAAAAATAAAATTTATAAGTTTATTTTCATTTAAATCAATTTTAAATTGATTTTTAAATCTTTTAATACAGTTTTGAACAGGTTTTTCAAAGTTAAAATCCGAAAGATTTAACTGTCTTGAAATTAAATTATTAAATGGAGAATATGTATTTTTGCGTTTCATATTAATATATATTCTCCTTTTTAATATTTATATCTTTTTAATTAACAAAATTCGAATTAACAAAATTAAATACTTTTTATAAATATTTAAAGAATGAAAAATAGTTTATTTTAAAATTAAAGAATAATATTGAAAAAAAGAAATTTAAAATTTTAAGAAAAATTAGGATTTCTACAAAGCCTTTATTTTAATATTATTACTTTTTAATGTACTCAATCTATATTTAATTATTATAATCCTATATCTAATTATTATATCTATATACAATCATTTAATATTTTTAATAATTTCTAATTCTTCTTGATTTTTCTTATTTCCCTCAATTTCTTTATATAAAAATCTTTTGATTTATCATTTTTTTTTGTGTTTTTTATAATGATATTTTTAACCATTACAAAATTAATAGTAAGGTTTATTAATGTGGAAAACTAAAAGTAATAACTTGATATTTGAGGGTGATGGTCATGAATAATAACAAATTGGCTAATGAAGTTTATTATTTTATAGTTTTCTGTTTATTAGTTTCATTGATTTTTAAATATTGTTTATGTGTTGTCTGATAGGATAATTTAGCTGAAATCTTCAATACTTATTTTTATAAGCTCAATATCCTCAAGACTTTTCTTTTTAAAAATAACAATATCATATATAAACTCATATTTTTTAGCAATTTCAATGATAGACTCAACAGCCCAGAAAACGTCTATGACTTGAAAAACTGAGCATTTGATATTATTTCCATTAATATCTTCATTATTAATATCTTCATTTTCAGGAAAATTTAACCCTTCAATCATTTTTTCATCAAAAACAATTTTACGACCAATACAATCTTTTTTAAGTTCATCGATTATAAAAGGTTCGATAATTGTTATAAATTCATCTAAATCTTCCTTAAAACTATCAACTGCTGAATTTAACCATTTGATAAAAATAAATCCTTCTTCTAACTCTCCAAACTCATGAGTTATATCTCTTTTTGTGATAAATTCAAATGGGATATTAGTATAATAATTAGTAAAAATATTAATAGTTTCTTCTAAAGAAAAAAGTTCATTTGAAAATCTTTTGAAAAATTTATCATCAATAGCTAGTCTATAATTATTAAAATAAGATTTTTTATTTTCATGCCCTACATTAAACATTATACTTTCATCAGTATCACATATCCCATCTTTTTTGACTTCATTTTCATTAAAGATGTTATAATCATGCCCTAAAACATAATGTTTAAAACTATTATCCTTATAAACTCTCTCTTCAATTAATAAATGACCTTTATAATTTATACATTGGAGATAGCTACAATCTCCTCTTTCTAATATAAAAAATGAATCAATACTTTCTAAATCATTTAAACAATTGACTATATCCTCAATAGTTATATCTTCTGATTTATAATGTGAATTAGATTTCATAGTAAATAATCCTATTATAATATATTATTAAAAACATTAATAAAATTATCATTTAATAAAATTAAAATCATTAGAAATAATATATTAAAAATAAAATAAATTAGAAATAAAATAAATTAAAAAGCTATATTATAAAAGTCTATAATAATAAAACCTATAATAATACAAATCTATAATAATACAAGTCTATACCATAGAAATCTATATTATGAAAATTTATATCATGAAAAATTGTATTTCTGAAAACTTATATCCATAAAAATACTTCACAAGCAGGATCATACTCATATTCATGATCAGTTTTTTTAGATTTCCAATAATCAACCCAGTAAACCCACCATTGATTAGAAAGCTTTTTAATATCATGATCATTTAAAGACTCAAAATCATTGAAAAAATTAATTTGATTAGCTCCACAAACAATAGCAATATCATCAAAAATGACTACTAATAAAAAATCAACGTCAATATTAAAAAAATCATTATTAATATTAGAAAAATGATCAATGTTTCCTAAAAATGTCTTTTTAAACTTATAATCCTTATTTATTTTCTCAAAAAGATTAAAATCTTGAAATTTCAGTCCATTTTCTATTATTTTATATGAAAAATCATCTTTAATTTGAAGATCTTCTTCTTTTAAAAAGTAATTCTTTTTTTTACTATTTTTTATGTTTAAATTATTTTTTATGTTTAAAAAATTTATATCTTGATAATCATTATAATAAATAGTAAAAAAAGGATCATCAGCTAAACGGATAGTTATTTCACTAGAATGTTTAGTATATTTTTCTAAGCTTGGTTTATACAATTGAACATCCTCAAAATCAAGTTGAATAGAATTTTCAGATGTTTCTAACCAAGTCCATCTTCCAGCTGATGAAATTGCATCTTCCATTAACCTTAAAGTTTTTTGTTTCATAAATATTCTTAATTATTTATAATTCTTTAAATAAGAATTAAAAGCTCCTTCCATTTCATATTCTTGATTATCAAAGGATTTCTCCCACTTAAATGGATTAATTTCAATTCTTGTATTAATATTTTCATTCCATTTAACAGAAAAACCATTGACTTTAAAAATATTAGCTATTTTTTTACCTATATCTAATGATTTTTCCTCATTGTCTGTAAAATCACCAAAAGCAATATTTAACAGATTATAATTAATAGCTACTTCTATATCTTGAAAATTATAGAAACAAAATCCCTCAGGAGACCTATTTTTGGTTTTAAGGTGATGAAAGACTTCAAAAGCATCATGAACACCTTCATCTATAGTATAACCTGCATTATGGATAGCTATTATGTTTTCCTTATTAATCTGATTAAAACACTCCCTAATTCTATCAAAGTCAGTTTTTTCTTCCCAATTCTTTTGTTTAGATATATTCTCATTATATTTATTTAAGATTATGTTATCAAGAACATCTAATGGTATATCTTCATCAATAAACTGTTCTTCTATAATTTCAAGTATCTCCTCATTGCAATAAAAACCAGAATCAATTAATATTGACATTTCATAGTTTATTTCTTGAATTAATTCTTTATCCATAAAACCACTCAAAATACTAGGAATGCCCAAATACCAAAATTTTAAATGCCATATAAGCTAAATATTAGAAATAATACTAAAAATAATATTATAATTAATATTAAAAATAATATTATAACTAATATCAGATATAATACTAAAAATAATATTATAATTAATATTAGAAATAATCTTATAAATAATATAAAAATAATATATTGATAGAATAAATATATTAATAAAATATATGCAAAAAGTATTAAAATATTTAAACTATAATAAATAGAAATGAAAACATAAAATAGAGATTAAATTATTCTAACATAGTTTGAATATGAGTTACATTACCTCTTTCTGAAAATCCAACTATAACTCTTGATTC
This genomic interval carries:
- a CDS encoding transposase → MKRKNTYSPFNNLISRQLNLSDFNFEKPVQNCIKRFKNQFKIDLNENKLINFIFYTYNHAEECINKYSHYFSNHLYTQPTLFTILAMKIYLKLTYREISFLIDLSDNLKKFFHIKRAPHYTTLQKFFKRLPARILNKINQLILIENDIKPEMIVLDGSGFTNDNADKYYAQIRKKERKSYIKNHIAIDVKSRLILNYQTQKGPKYDTQFAIASIRKIKKYKPHYILADRAYDTEPIRKCINEEIEAFDQIPLKKRAKKGKYRLNSPTIFRNKIYRKRNNVESVFSVIKRLFDGTNQSKSTKLSIKETKLKNTIYNIHRSIQIN
- a CDS encoding DUF6891 domain-containing protein; translated protein: MDKELIQEINYEMSILIDSGFYCNEEILEIIEEQFIDEDIPLDVLDNIILNKYNENISKQKNWEEKTDFDRIRECFNQINKENIIAIHNAGYTIDEGVHDAFEVFHHLKTKNRSPEGFCFYNFQDIEVAINYNLLNIAFGDFTDNEEKSLDIGKKIANIFKVNGFSVKWNENINTRIEINPFKWEKSFDNQEYEMEGAFNSYLKNYK